The following coding sequences lie in one Opisthocomus hoazin isolate bOpiHoa1 chromosome 7, bOpiHoa1.hap1, whole genome shotgun sequence genomic window:
- the TMEM86A gene encoding lysoplasmalogenase TMEM86A, which translates to MVSPVTVVKSEGPKLVPFFKATCVYFVLWLPTSSPSWFSALIKCLPIFCLWVFLLAHGINFLVSHRSASRILAGLIFSAVGDAFLIWQEQGYFIHGLLMFAITHILYSSAFGMKPLDLKAGLLMGLVSSSCYAFLYSYLSGPFTYLVAVYIALIGFMGWRAVAGMQLCNDLWTWTKLSACIGAMLFMVSDLTIALNKFCFPVPYSRVIIMATYYAAQMLIALSAVESRDEEDFRKRS; encoded by the exons GTGAAGAGTGAAGGCCCCAAACTGGTGCCCTTCTTTAAAGCCACCTGTGTCTATTTTGTCCTCTGGCTGCCAACTTCCAGCCCCTCCTGGTTCAGTGCCCTCATCAAATGTCTGCCTATCTTCTGCCTGTGGGTGTTCCTTCTGGCTCATGGAATTAACTTCTTAGTGTCGCACCGGAGCGCCAGCCGCATCCTAGCGGGACTCATATTCTCGGCAGTGGGAGACGCCTTTCTCATCTGGCAGGAGCAAGGCTACTTCATTCATG GTCTGCTGATGTTCGCCATCACACACATCCTGTACTCTTCAGCCTTTGGCATGAAGCCTTTGGACCTCAAAGCTGGCTTGTTGATGGGCCTTGTTTCCAGTTCCTGTTATGCCTTCCTGTACTCCTACCTCTCAGGCCCATTCACCTACCTGGTAGCTGTCTACATCGCCTTGATTGGCTTCATGGGCTGGCGAGCGGTCGCCGGCATGCAGTTGTGCAACGACCTCTGGACATGGACCAAGCTCTCTGCCTGCATCGGTGCGATGCTGTTCATGGTGTCGGATCTGACCATTGCACTTAACAAGTTCTGCTTTCCTGTGCCCTACTCGCGCGTCATCATCATGGCTACTTACTATgcagcccaaatgcttattgcACTGTCAGCTGTAGAGAGCAGAGATGAAGAGGACTTCAGAAAGAGGAGCTAG